Proteins co-encoded in one Helicoverpa zea isolate HzStark_Cry1AcR chromosome 18, ilHelZeax1.1, whole genome shotgun sequence genomic window:
- the LOC124638780 gene encoding uncharacterized protein LOC124638780 — MLVGEQSPAPRVVAGLRKLRPELTPGPIPTPVDPDFRISGVLRQYYNDDTESWAWVRAAVRSGCLLAWRDGTLPRRAAARLPLRDLHLRTAHTLPNAFQLSRLRDDSAVATFQTCNAAEYARWVRALCVEILGQTPLPQVRFLDVLPAADTASREPKKEAPQQETPSCPPKPPPRARRRLLTSTETQLTRRDHSPAATDEGIVVEDDDYDSSSDRSLDLTLSLDALKTTDVVDAPVRKAEVIKCDSCSKLNAGTQQHHTLPRAARSESEQGRRYLKRWEGTAGGAERGRFAMEAARRKTSSLEHRARSCSPNVHEAIAQYVPVRERRALFESLSRTSGGLARSSEQLARIERSPETTPRRAASLHDLQAPPTRSVSDLRQFFEAVARGAGAAGACAQRHSAPHYAPRAFTSLTCA; from the exons ATGCTTGTAGGAGAACAGTCGCCGGCACCACGGGTGGTGGCCGGGCTAAGAAAACTTCGACCTGAACTCACTCCTGGACCTATTCCTACGCCTGTAGATCCTGACTTTAGGATATCAG GCGTCCTCCGCCAGTATTACAATGACGACACAGAATCCTGGGCTTGGGTGCGGGCAGCCGTCCGTAGTGGTTGCCTGCTGGCGTGGCGGGACGGTACCCTGCCCCGACGAGCTGCAGCGAGACTGCCCCTCAGAGACCTGCACCTGCGAACTGCCCACACCTTGCCCAACGCCTTCCAGCTGTCCCGGCTCAGAGACGACTCTGCCGTCGCCACGTTTCAG ACTTGCAATGCGGCGGAATACGCGAGATGGGTGCGAGCGCTCTGCGTCGAGATCCTCGGTCAGACGCCGCTGCCGCAAGTCCGGTTTCTGGACGTGCTACCCGCCGCGGACACCGCCAGTCGGGAACCAAAGAAAGAGGCTCCTCAACAGGAGACACCCTCTTGCCCACCTAAACCGCCCCCGCGAGCTCGTCGAAGGTTATTGACCTCCACGGAGACGCAGCTAACGCGCAGGGACCACTCCCCCGCCGCCACGGATGAGGGCATCGTCGTCGAAGACGACGACTACGACTCATCGTCCGATCGCAGCTTAGACCTGACCCTCTCCCTCGACGCCTTGAAAACCACAGACGTGGTAGATGCGCCAGTACGGAAAGCAGAGGTCATCAAATGTGACAGCTGTAGCAAGCTGAACGCGGGCACGCAACAGCACCACACACTGCCACGCGCTGCGCGATCCGAATCGGAGCAAGGACGCCGCTACTTGAAGAGATGGGAGGGCACGGCGGGAGGCGCCGAGCGGGGTCGGTTTGCCATGGAGGCGGCTAGACGAAAGACATCGTCGCTGGAGCATCGGGCAAGGTCCTGCTCCCCGAATGTCCATGAAGCTATTGCGCAATATGTCCCGGTGAGGGAGCGACGCGCATTATTTGAGTCATTGTCGCGGACCAGTGGAGGGCTGGCTCGCAGCAGCGAGCAGCTGGCTCGGATCGAGCGATCCCCGGAGACGACGCCGCGACGGGCGGCGTCGCTGCACGACCTGCAGGCGCCGCCGACGCGGTCGGTATCGGACCTGCGGCAGTTCTTCGAGGCGgtggcgcgcggcgcgggcgcggccggCGCGTGCGCTCAGCGGCACAGCGCGCCACACTACGCGCCGCGCGCCTTCACCTCGCTCACGTGTGCTTGA